The DNA region GGGATTTAATTTTCGCTAACAATCCTCAGACGGAAATAGTCTTTATTTCTGCTAAACCTAGTATTTCCCGATGGAAGCTGAGAAGAAAATATAAAAGACTGAATAGAAAAATGGAAAAAATGACACTGACGGACAATAGATTGAAATATGTTGATGTTTGGAAACCCATGCTAGATGGCCGAAAAGTAAAACAAGATATTTTTGTTTCAGACGGTCTACATATGAATTCAAAAGGATACGAAATATGGTATGCTGCATTGAAAAATTACGTAAACTAGATATTCCCAAAAAATCCTAAATAGTTAGCAGATGAAATCTAACCTGATCAAAGCCCTGTTTATAAGTTGCATTTTTGTTGCCCTATGTTCTTGTGAGCCAGAAAAAAAGAAACGTGTATTAAACCTACCGCCAACCGATTTGGCTATGGAAAGTATGATTCCTATGCCTATGAAGGTCATCCCTACAAACTCAGGGTTTGCTTTGGATAAATTTACCGCGATTTATACTTCTGAAAATGCAGATGGTTTTCCTGAAGTAGGAAAATTTTTATCTGAAAAGATACATGCTAAAACCTCATTAGATATTCCGGTGAACATTGAAGAAATTCCTGACCGAGAAGGGATTATCTACATTAATCAATCTGATAGTTTGGAATTGAATGCGCCAGAAGCTTATCAACTTTACATTACAAAAGATACCATTATTCTAAATTCAAATACCGCAGCAGGTGCTTTTAGAGGTGTACAAACCATACGACAAATTATACCGGAAAAACCACTAGATACCGTTGCTGCATATGACGTATGGAACATTCCAACCGGAAAAATCATTGATAATCCAATTTTTGAGTACCGGGGAAGCATGTTAGATGTGGCACGGCATTTCTTTAGCGTAGAAGATGTAAAAAAGTATATAGACCTTCTGGCCTACTATAAGTATAACGTACTCCATTTACACCTCTCCGACGATCAGGGATGGCGCATAGAAATAAAATCTTGGCCCAAACTTACCGAAGTTGGCGGCAGCACAGAAGTTGGAGGGAAATCCGGTGGTTTCTATACACAAGAAGAATATACCGATATTGTGAACTACGCTGCCGAACGCCACATGGTAATTGTACCGGAAATTGACATGCCAGGACACACCAATGCTGCCTCGGTTTCATACCCATTCTTAAACGGAAACGGTAAAAAACTAAAACTATATACAGGCATGAGGGTTGGTTTTAGCACTTTTGACACAAGAAAAGATACGACCTATGCCTTTATTGATGATGTAGTTAGAGAAATATCCGCTATTACCCCAGGCCCCTATTTTCACATTGGTGGAGATGAAAGTCACGTGACAAACAAAAAGGACTATATCTACTTTGTTGAGAAAGTAGAAAAAATAGTTCAGAAGTATGGTAAACGAATGATCGGGTGGGACGAAATTGCTACCGCAGATTTAGATTCTACTTCAATCTCCCAATTTTGGTCTAGTAAGGAAAATGCCGACTTAGCCCTAAAAAAGAACATGAAGATTATTATGTCTCCTGCTAAAAAAGCTTATCTAGATATGGAGTATGACACGCTTTCTAAGCACGGTCTACACTGGGCGGCTTACATCCCAACAGATACAGCCTATAATTGGGCTCCGGAGAAATATGAAGGAATTCCTATAGAAAATATATTGGGCCTAGAAGCTCCACTTTGGTCCGAAACCATTAGCAATATTGATGAATTGGAATATTTAGCTTTTCCTCGCGCCATTGGTTACTCTGAATTGAGTTGGTCTATTCCCGAAAACAGAGATTGGGAAAATTACAAGGTTCGTTTGGCCAATCAGGCTCCTTTCTTGGATAGGATGAATGTGAAATACTATCCATCTCCACTTATTGATTGGAAAAAAAGCAAGTATACTTATAAGGAAATACAGAAAGATTAATTTAATTATCATCTACTAGGCTAACCGGAAAGAATTACTGATACAAAATATTAGCATATAAGATTCTCCTTATCTAAATCTAATAGATAAGGATACAGCGTATCAAAATTGATGGGTTTTTCTAGATAATCGACAATAGCACTAAAATCACAAGCCTTAAGCCTATCCTCCGGTCTACCTGATGAGGTAGTTACAATTATAGGCACATTAGGACACAAACCTAATTTTTCTTTGATCGCTAAAAATTCCCAACCATCTAATATAGGCATATTAATATCCAACAAAATAAGGTTTGGACACTCGTTATCCTTTAAGTAATCAACTCCCATTTGACCGTCGGTAACTACGCTAATATCATTAAATCCTAAACTCTCTAACTTTACTTTAGAAATAAAGTTGGTAACATCATCATCTTCTATTATTAATATCTTTATCATTACAGTAGTTTTAGTTGGTTTAGTTTTCTAAAATTGAATATTGAACTCGGTACCTTTATTGACTTGACTTTCTACATGAATATCTCCTCCATTTTCAGTTATTATGGAGTGGATGATGTAAAGACCGATACCAAGACCTTCAACATGTGTGTGCATCCTTTTAAACAGTCCGAAAATCTTTTTTGCCACAGATTGCTCAAACCCTAAGCCATTATCCTTAATGGTTAAATGGAACTTACCATCAACCATCTTGGTCTTTAACTTAATTATGGGATTACGATCAGGGTGTTTGTACTTAAGTGCGTTGGATACAAGGTTTTGAATAATACTCTCCATGTGAATTGGACAATATTGAATCATACGACCTACTGAAAAATCTTCAATTATTATAGCCTTGCTCTTGAGAATATCTTCCGATAGACTTGTTTTTACCTTTCCCAAGATTTCTGAGAACACAACGTTTTCATGATTTACCTTAAATGTAGATTTTACAGCTATTACATGATTCAACGCCCTTACCTTATCACACATGACCTTAGTCACTTTTTGCATTCTATCTACTATAGGCCTGACCTCTTCTGAGACAGGACCCGCCTTAGTGAACATTTCAAATAGGCTTTTTAAATTGGTCAACGGGGCTCTCAGATCATGAGCGGCTACATAAGAAAATTCCTCAAGCTCTTTATTTGATTTTTTAAGATTGGCGTTTACTTTTTCTAAAGAATCTTGAGTGTTTTTAAGTTCGTCTATCGTTCTGCTCAAATTTGAAACATCTCTAGAAGAGATTCCTAAATAATCTCCAATTTTAAACGCTCTCACCATCCATTTATGCGGCACATTATCCAAGTTAAATGAAAGTTGATCAAAGCCCACCGAAATTCCCGTTTTGAACACCGCCCTGTAGGACTCATAACGTGCGGTACCTTTTAAATGAGGAAATACCTCAAGTAAATTTTTACCAATAAAATCCTCTTTCTTAGCTCCTAATGCAAGAACCAAGGCATTATTAACATCTACAAAATTCATTTGATTATCGAGAATTAGAAAAGGGGAATAGGCATTTTCAAAAAAAGCACTTTTCAATTCATAGTTAATTTCGGCTACATCTTTCATCATACAATCATTATTTATTAAATACCTCTTTGCTAATTTCTAGAATTGTAAGAGGATTTTTAGATAAAAGAAGTCTTTTGGACAGAAGCTAACGATGAACGGTAATTATCTATAGACGAAGGACTTAAACCGAATAAAACTAATATATATAGATAGAATTAACGAAGTCTTTACTAGTTTAATTATAAATCCGTAACCAATGAAGTGTAACCTGGGGATTCTCAAATGCAGGAATGTGCAGGGTAATTAGTATAACATATAAACCAACCCATATCTATATGTAAAATTTATGCGTTTTTATCAGCATACTTTGTAGTTAACAATAAGTTGGTTGCTTTCCAAAACTCAATTGAAGTTGGGTTGGGAGATAAAGAATTCTCTGGATTTTCAAAAAAAGTACTTACTAATAATTTCAAGTATTGTAGGTTGCTATTTTCTGATTTAAGATGTTCAAAGGCCATCTGCCAGTCTTTAAATTCCCTATTATGAATCTTATTTCCAGATAATAGCCTTACTTCTGTATGTCTGTCATCTTTTTTGATTCTTTCAAAGAGGCTTATAATTTTAGTCTCGTCTCCTTCAATATATTGTATGAACCTTCCTTTGAAAAAAAGCAGGCATCCGGTAATGTCATTTTGCCTATTGAATTCTTGTGCTTTCTCAAGCATTCTTTGGATTTCCTGCAGTCCAATATCAGTATTAGCTACAGAGGTATATACTAAACAGAACATGTAATTTGGTATGTATTTGGTTGGCTACTTACTAGCTAAGATAACGATTTAATAATGAAATAAATATCGAAAAACCTGTAATTCAGACATTTACAAGTTATTACTTCATTTGTATTAAGATTTATCTTACAAAATTTTTAATTATATAAATGCCCAAATATCTCTCCCCGCTGCATATACGACACAAAAAACCCTCCTAATGGAGGGTTTTTGATAAAAACTTTATTCTAATAAAATTAATTCTATTCTTCCTCTGAAGTACCATCTTTGTCTCCAGAAAAATCTGTAATATCATTATCATGAAGAATGTTATACCACTGTATTACTTTTTTGATGTCGCTAGCATATACTCTATCTTCATCATAGTTAGGTAAAATTTCAAAGAAATATTCTTCTAACTTTATTTTTTCCGCTTTGTGAGGTACGGAGGTTTTGCCACCCTTTTCTTTTACCTGTATTTTTAAAAATACATCTCTTAAAGGTAGTTCCTCATCTAGCGTATATATTGCAATTTCTGAAAGAATGCTTACGTTACTGCGCATACCAACAGTAATACGTTTCTGATCAATAAGCGATTCTGCAACAAACCCTGTTCTGGTCTGTGTTACCAATTTGTAAAGGCCTGGCTTTCCCCCAATGGATAAGATTTTATCTAAACTCATATAAAAATTTACATTTTAGGAGCGCAAATATTGCACTTTTCAACGGATTACGATAAAATTTTAACGTCCTTTTTTCTGGTTTGGGAAACGCATACGATAATCCGCCCTAATGTTTCCTTTGGAGATATTGTTCAATCTACTTTTAAGCATACGTTTTTTTAACGAAGAAAGCTTATCAGTAAATAAAATCCCCTCTATATGATCGTATTCATGTTGAATTACCCTTGCTAACAGACCATCATAGGTTTCAGTATGCTTTTCAAAATTCTCATCTACATAGGTAAGGGTAACCGTATCCTTTCTTTTTATATCCTCATGAATATCCGGTATGCTCAAACATCCCTCGCTAAACGGCCAATCCTCACCCGTTTCTTCATCAATATATGCGTTGATAAATACCTTTTTAAAACCGTCCAATTTCTTTTGATCTTCCTCGGAAAGGTCCTCGTCTTTTGAAAATGGTGTGGTATCTACCAAAAATAAGCGAATAGGCAGTCCTATCTGCGGTGCAGCTAAACCTACTCCGTTGGCATTATACATGGTCTCCCACATATTTTCTATTAACTCTTTTAATTTTGGGTAATCTTTAGGTATGTCCTTACCTACTTTTCTTAAAACGGGATCGCCATAAGCGATAATTGGTAATATCATCTAAAATTTATTTAAATAGGCTTGAAGAATAATTGTTGCGCTAATCTCATCAACTAGTGCTTTATCTCTTCTTTGTTTTTTCTTAAGACCACTATCTATCATGGTCTGGAAAGCCATTTTTGAAGTAAAGCGTTCATCATGTCTCTCTACCGGTATATGCGGAAAAACTTTTTTTAATCGATTTAAAAAAGGACCTATTAAAGCTTCTGACTCACTGGGAGTGTTATCCATTTGACGTGGTTCCCCCACTATAAAAGTCTCTACTTTTTCCTTTTGTGTATACTCTTTTAAAAAATCTATAAGTTCAAAAGTACGAACGGTGGTTAAACCCGATGCTATTAACTGTAGCTCATCCGTAACGGCTATTCCGGTTCGTTTCTTCCCATAATCCAATGCAAGCAATCTTCCCAACCCTTATTTATTTTTTGCAAAAATAACCTATAAATTGTTATAACCGTAAAATTGAAACCCAAAATCATATTTGACACCTATATTTGCACCTAAATGTGTATTGAGAAACACAAAATCCATTTGTGTAAAATACTGCGATAAGAAAGTAAAAACCGGTTTAACAGCCTCTTTAAATATAACATTCTAATTAGTAAGAAAAGATGACCGAATTAAGAAAGACAATAGAAAATGCGTGGGACAACAGAGAGCTTTTAAAAGAAGCCGCCACCCAGGACGCCATAAGAGAAGTAGTAAACCTTCTTGATCAAGGTAAATTAAGGTGCGCAGAACCAACTTCGGACGGCTGGCAAATTAATGAATGGGTTAAAAAAGGGGTGGTACTTTATTTTCCCATTCAAAAAATGGAAACTCTTGAGGCTGGTATTTTTGAATATCATGATAAAATTCCGTTGAAGAGAGGGTATGAAGCCAAGGGTATCCGTGTAGTACCAAATGCAGTAGCACGCCACGGTGCCTATATTTCAGCAGGTACTATTTTAATGCCAAGTTACGTAAACATTGGTGCTCATGTAGAAGAGGGCACTATGGTGGATACATGGGCCACTGTGGGTAGCTGCGCTCAAATAGGCAAAAACGTTCACTTAAGCGGAGGTGTTGGAATTGGTGGTGTATTAGAACCATTGCAGGCTGCACCTGTAATAATTGAGGACAATGCATTTATTGGATCAAGATGTATTGTTGTTGAAGGTGTTCGCGTTGAAAAAGAAGCTGTTTTAGGCGCAAATGTGGTTCTTACCGCTTCTACAAAAATTATAGATGTTACTGGCGATGAACCTGTTGAAACTAAAGGTAGGGTTCCTGCTCGTTCAGTTGTTATACCAGGGAGTTATACTAAGAAATTTTCTGCCGGTGAGTTTCAAGTGCCTTGTGCATTGATTATTGGCACTAGAAAAGAGAGTACAAATAAAAAGACCTCGTTAAACGATGCCTTAAGAGAATATGATGTAGCAGTGTAAACCAAGCTAAATCTAAAATCTTGCCCATAGTCGTTTACAACTAGCGACTATGGGCTTTTTTTATAAAATACTGTCATTTGTACGCAACCTTTTCTAATTCTTTAGTCTAGTTTATTAGAGACCTGTAAGAAAAGTACCTATTAAAACAATTTATAACTACTTTTTAAGTTATAATCTAGCGAGTTAAAACCGAACATAATCTAAATTTTCGATTGATTTTGAATAATTCTGACAATAAACTTACGGCATTAGTCATAACATTCAATGAAATGGAGCATATTAAAAAGTGTATTGCTTCCGTTTCTTTTGCAGATGAGATTATCGTGGTTGACTCCTATAGTACAGACGGCACATTCGAATATTTAGAAGCATTACCCAATGTGCGTGTTATTCAGCGTCCCTTTAAAAATTTCACCGATCAAAAATCATTTACTTTAGACAAAGCTTCAAATGACTGGATTTTATTTGTTGATGCCGATGAAGTGGTGCCTCGCTCTTTACGTACAGAGATAACCCAAACCATTCAAAAACCAAATGCTTTAGATGCGTATTGGTTTTATAGAAAGTTTATGTTCAAGGACAGTAAGCTGAATTATAGCGGTTGGCAAACCGATAAAAACGTTAGACTTTTTAAGAAAAGCAAATGTCGATTTGCTCAACACAAATTAGTGCATGAAACTTTACAAATTAATGGAAAAACAGGTGTACTCAAAGAAAAATTAGTCCATTATTGCTACAAAGGGTATTCAGACTACAAAGCCAAAATGGTGCATTACGGCAAACTGAAAGCAAAAGAACTACACTCTAAAAAACGTTCTTGCAACCTATTTAAATTGATAGGGAAACCTACATGGAAATTTGCTTACAATTACTTTATAAGACTAGGTTTTATAGATTTACATAAAGGTTTTACTGTCTGCTATTTAAATGCATTGAGCGTATATGTAAGATATGATGAACTTTCAAAATTACAAGCGCTTACAGCCACTAAGGCAAAAAATACTGTTACCACCAACGAAAAATATAAACTTAACAACGTAGAGATGGCAGCTAGCTAATACCTATGTACTATTTTTGTTCGCAAACAACGGGTAATGAAAATTGCATTGGAAAGTTCTTCTCTCTTTTTTAAGAACTACACTGGTATTCCTTTTTACATTCATAATTTATACAATTCATTAAAAGATATAGATGCTATTGACCCCTATTTAGCATTTAGGTTGAAGAGAAAGTTCAAAAAAAAATCTGACTTCCAGAAAAATCTCTTAAACAACAAACACCTTTGGCATCTTAACAATTTTGCCTTAACCACTACAAAGTTTGATGTGGCACATAGTCTACACTCTCCATTTCTAAATTTTAGTTCGTCCTTAAAAGTTGCCACTGTACATGATTTAGCAGTGCACTTACCCCAATTTAAATCATATGAGTTAACTACACCATACTTTGAAAAAAAGAGAATGGCACTTTTCAAAGATTTTAGTAAAAAGGCCGATGTAATCATTACAGTGAGCGAAGCTACAAAGCAAGATTTTCTTTCATTTTTTAATTATCCTGAAGACAGAATACATGCAATTCCGTTAGCTCCCTCACTAAAAGCTCAACAAAACAACAAAACAAATAATGATTTACTAAAGGAATTTAATGTTGCCCCAAAAACATATTTCATATCCCTAGGGGGGGTCTCCTTAAGAAAAAATACACTTAACCTTATTAAAGGTTATACTTTATCAAAAGAGAGTCAGAATAAAAAACTAATAATCACTGGGAAAATTGAATCAAAACATTATTCCCCTGTGTTCAATTTTATTAAAGAGAACAGTTTAGAAAACAAAATTGTGATAACTGGTTATCTAAGTTCTGAGAAGCTAGCAGCACTTTATAAAAATGCAGCTGCTTTTTTGTTTCCCACATTCTATGAAGGCTTTGGTATTCCTATATTAGAAGCAATGTTAGCTGAATTGCCCGTCTTGACTAGTAACACAGGAGCTGCTCCCGAAACCTCAAAGAATCATGCCGTTTTAGTAAACCCATTTAAACCCGAAGACATTGCGGCAGGTATAGAACGCCTATCAACAATAACCGAAGACCAAATAAAACAAGCTAAACAATTTGCAACTACCTTTACCTGGGAAAGAACAGCGCAGAAGACGAAAATGGTTTATGAAAAATATATGTAATTTTATCTCTATATAGAAGAACACCGACGAATGAGAATAGGTTATGATGCCAAAAGAATTTTTCACAACAGAACTGGTCTAGGAAACTATGGGCGGGATATTCTACGTATTTTAAATTCCTACCCTGAACTTGAAGAGTTTTATCTTTTCAATACCAAAACCCCTAGCATAGATAGGAAAGTTGCCTTAGAAAAATCAACAATAGTTTATCCATCGGGTTGGTTCTGGAAAAACTTCCCTTCGCTATGGCGCTTGTTCGGGCAATGGAACCAGATAAACGATTTGAGATTGGATTGGTATCACGGACTATCAGGAGAAATACCCATTCAGTTCAAAAAACGGGGCACTTCAAAAATAGTCACCATACATGATCTTATTTTCATAAGCCACCCTCAATATTATAAATTTTGGGATCGGATAATATATAAACTAAAGTTTTACTACGCTGTACATGCCGCAAACCATATTGTGGCTATAAGTGAACAGACCAAAAGAGATATCATTAAATTTTTAAAGGTTTCACCTCATAAGATTACGGTAGTCTACCAAGGTTGTCACAGTGCGTTTAAAACTACTTATTCCCAAGAAGAAAAAGAGAAGGTTAGAGCAGAACATAATCTACCTAAACAATTTATTTTAAACGTAGGCACTATACAAGAACGTAAAAATGTACTGGCAATAATCAAAGCTATTAAAGACACTACCTATCATTTGGCTTTGGTGGGAGGCGAAAAATCCTATGCAAAAAAGGTTCGCAGATATATTACTGAACACCAAATGCAAGATCAGGTAACATTTGTAAAGAAAATTGGGGTACAAGATTTAGCTATACTCTATCAAGCCGCCACTCTGCTTTGCTACCCATCTTATTGCGAGGGATTTGGAATACCGTTAATTGAGGCTCTTTTTAGCAAAATTCCTGTTATTGTTACAAAAGGAGGCTGTTTCCCAGAAGCGGCCGGACCTGATGCTCTTTATATTGACCCAGATAATACTACGGAAATTCAAGAAAAAATTAAAAAATTATACGATAATCCAGAGCTGAGAAAAGAAATGACAGACAAAGGCTTTTCTTATGTACAAAGGTTTAATGATGAGAACGTGGGTGCCAATCTAGTTGCTCTCTATAAAAAGCTAGCGTAAATGGGTTGTATTTGTTTTTTTAATACGGTCAAATCTTGGGGCGGAGGAGAAAAATGGCATTTTGAAGTAAGCCAATATCTTCATGAAAAAGGGGTTCCCGTTTTTGTGGTTGCACATCCTAAAAGTGTCCTTTCACAAAAACTTAAAACTACGGATATTCCCCATAAAACTATTGAACTATCAAACCTTAGTTTCATTAACCCTATTAAAAGGTTAGCTGTTAAAAATTGCCTCAAGAGCCCAGCGGTAGATACCATAGTCATGAATTTATCGAGCGATGTGAAAATTGCTGGACCAATTGCAAAAGAACTGAATATTAAAAGAATTATTTATAGGCGAGGTAGTGCCATACCTATCAAAAACACTTTTTCCAATCGGTATCTTTTCAAAAACGTACTTACAGAAATACTTGCAAATTCTGTAGCTACCAAAAACACCATTTTAGAGAACAATCCCAAGCTTTTTCCAAAAGAAAAAATCACGGTTATCTATAACGGTGTAGCTATTCCCGAGCAACTAGATACGGAAAGGTCCCATGCCCAAAACGGACTAATTACCCTAGTTAACCTAGGCCGTTTGGAGTTTCAAAAAAACCAAGGATTTTTACTAGATGTTGCAAAAAGGCTAATGCAAAAAGGAGTGGTATTTAAAATGATAATTGGTGGTGACGGACGTCTAAAAAGTTTACTACAATCTAGGATAGAAAATGAAGGTTTATCAAACCATGTAGAACTTTGTGGTTTTGTAGATAAGCCCTATGAATTCATTTCACATGGTGATGTATTTTTACTTTCTTCTCATTGGGAAGGTTTTGGCTACGTTCTTGCAGAAGCTGCGCTATCGGAAAGGCCATCCGTTGCTTTTAATACTAGTAGTAACCCGGAGGTAGTTTTACACGAAAAAACCGGTCTATTAACTCCTCCTAACGATATAGAAAGCTTTGTTAAAGCTATTGAAAAACTATATAATAATAGATCATTAATTACTTCAATGGGTACTGCTGGCAGGAAATTTGTAATTGATCAGTTTGAAAAGTCGAAAAAATTAAAGGAAATAGAAGCATACTTGAAATATGAATAGGACGGAAAAGATTTCGGGCTTACTAATTACCTTAAACGAGGAAAAACACATAGAAGCTGTTTTACAGAACCTATCATTTTGTGATGAAATCATTGTTGTCGATTCCTTCAGCACAGACCGTACTGTTGAAATCATTAAAAATCATTCCAATGTTCAACTTATACAGCGGCCCTTTAAGAATTACACAGACCAAAAGCAGTTTGCCTTAGACCAAGCGGCGTATAATTGGGTGCTTTTTATGGATGCGGACGAAAGGGTAACTCCTAAACTTGAAAAAGAAATTATAGAAGAAATAGAAAATAAAACCGACTGTGCAGCTGCCTATTATTTTCTGCGAATTTTCATGTATCAGGATAAAGTACTCCGTTTTAGTGGATGGCAAACAGACAAAAATTATCGCTTATTTCAAAAAGATAAAGTGCAGTTTGTTTCTGATCGAATAGTACATGAAACTTTAGAGGTAAACGGTAATTCTAAAACATTAAAAAACCGACTAATACATTATTCATTCAACAATTATGATGAATACAAATCCAAGATGGTTAAGTACGGAAAAATGAAGGCCAGAGAGGCCTTTGAAGCAGGTAAAACAGCTAGATGGTATCATTCTGTATTAAGACCCGCATGGAAATTTTTCAACCACTATATTCTTAGGTTGGGGTTCTTGGACGGTAAAAAAGGTATTGTTATCTCCTACCTAAATGCTGTTGGTGTCTACAGTAGATTTAAAGAACTAAAACGTCTGAACTCGGCAGGAAAAAAATGAAAGTCAACCCAAAAAATATAATCTTTTTCTGCCCTACGAAAAATTGGGGTGGTATTGAAAAAAATGTATTGCTCAGGACTATTTTTCTTAGCCAAAACGGATATAATATCACCGTAGTACTATTGAAAAACACATTTGAGGATAGATTTGCGAATATGGAAAATGTTACAATCCGTACAATTACAAAACGTGGTGGTGATTTAAACCTTTTCGTCGTCCGCAATTACATCAAGATAATACAAAAAGTTAAACCACTAACGGTTTTTGCAGCTTTAAAGCGCGATTGGTGGCTAGTGTCATTAGCGGCTCACATAAAAAAAGTACCTAATATAATTCTATACCTTGGTAATATTAGAAAAATTAGAACCGGCCTTA from Zobellia alginiliquefaciens includes:
- a CDS encoding 2,3,4,5-tetrahydropyridine-2,6-dicarboxylate N-succinyltransferase: MTELRKTIENAWDNRELLKEAATQDAIREVVNLLDQGKLRCAEPTSDGWQINEWVKKGVVLYFPIQKMETLEAGIFEYHDKIPLKRGYEAKGIRVVPNAVARHGAYISAGTILMPSYVNIGAHVEEGTMVDTWATVGSCAQIGKNVHLSGGVGIGGVLEPLQAAPVIIEDNAFIGSRCIVVEGVRVEKEAVLGANVVLTASTKIIDVTGDEPVETKGRVPARSVVIPGSYTKKFSAGEFQVPCALIIGTRKESTNKKTSLNDALREYDVAV
- a CDS encoding PAS domain-containing sensor histidine kinase, translating into MMKDVAEINYELKSAFFENAYSPFLILDNQMNFVDVNNALVLALGAKKEDFIGKNLLEVFPHLKGTARYESYRAVFKTGISVGFDQLSFNLDNVPHKWMVRAFKIGDYLGISSRDVSNLSRTIDELKNTQDSLEKVNANLKKSNKELEEFSYVAAHDLRAPLTNLKSLFEMFTKAGPVSEEVRPIVDRMQKVTKVMCDKVRALNHVIAVKSTFKVNHENVVFSEILGKVKTSLSEDILKSKAIIIEDFSVGRMIQYCPIHMESIIQNLVSNALKYKHPDRNPIIKLKTKMVDGKFHLTIKDNGLGFEQSVAKKIFGLFKRMHTHVEGLGIGLYIIHSIITENGGDIHVESQVNKGTEFNIQF
- the def gene encoding peptide deformylase, with the translated sequence MILPIIAYGDPVLRKVGKDIPKDYPKLKELIENMWETMYNANGVGLAAPQIGLPIRLFLVDTTPFSKDEDLSEEDQKKLDGFKKVFINAYIDEETGEDWPFSEGCLSIPDIHEDIKRKDTVTLTYVDENFEKHTETYDGLLARVIQHEYDHIEGILFTDKLSSLKKRMLKSRLNNISKGNIRADYRMRFPNQKKGR
- the ruvX gene encoding Holliday junction resolvase RuvX, with protein sequence MGRLLALDYGKKRTGIAVTDELQLIASGLTTVRTFELIDFLKEYTQKEKVETFIVGEPRQMDNTPSESEALIGPFLNRLKKVFPHIPVERHDERFTSKMAFQTMIDSGLKKKQRRDKALVDEISATIILQAYLNKF
- a CDS encoding family 20 glycosylhydrolase, with translation MKSNLIKALFISCIFVALCSCEPEKKKRVLNLPPTDLAMESMIPMPMKVIPTNSGFALDKFTAIYTSENADGFPEVGKFLSEKIHAKTSLDIPVNIEEIPDREGIIYINQSDSLELNAPEAYQLYITKDTIILNSNTAAGAFRGVQTIRQIIPEKPLDTVAAYDVWNIPTGKIIDNPIFEYRGSMLDVARHFFSVEDVKKYIDLLAYYKYNVLHLHLSDDQGWRIEIKSWPKLTEVGGSTEVGGKSGGFYTQEEYTDIVNYAAERHMVIVPEIDMPGHTNAASVSYPFLNGNGKKLKLYTGMRVGFSTFDTRKDTTYAFIDDVVREISAITPGPYFHIGGDESHVTNKKDYIYFVEKVEKIVQKYGKRMIGWDEIATADLDSTSISQFWSSKENADLALKKNMKIIMSPAKKAYLDMEYDTLSKHGLHWAAYIPTDTAYNWAPEKYEGIPIENILGLEAPLWSETISNIDELEYLAFPRAIGYSELSWSIPENRDWENYKVRLANQAPFLDRMNVKYYPSPLIDWKKSKYTYKEIQKD
- a CDS encoding glycosyltransferase family 4 protein, which produces MKIALESSSLFFKNYTGIPFYIHNLYNSLKDIDAIDPYLAFRLKRKFKKKSDFQKNLLNNKHLWHLNNFALTTTKFDVAHSLHSPFLNFSSSLKVATVHDLAVHLPQFKSYELTTPYFEKKRMALFKDFSKKADVIITVSEATKQDFLSFFNYPEDRIHAIPLAPSLKAQQNNKTNNDLLKEFNVAPKTYFISLGGVSLRKNTLNLIKGYTLSKESQNKKLIITGKIESKHYSPVFNFIKENSLENKIVITGYLSSEKLAALYKNAAAFLFPTFYEGFGIPILEAMLAELPVLTSNTGAAPETSKNHAVLVNPFKPEDIAAGIERLSTITEDQIKQAKQFATTFTWERTAQKTKMVYEKYM
- a CDS encoding glycosyltransferase family 2 protein codes for the protein MNNSDNKLTALVITFNEMEHIKKCIASVSFADEIIVVDSYSTDGTFEYLEALPNVRVIQRPFKNFTDQKSFTLDKASNDWILFVDADEVVPRSLRTEITQTIQKPNALDAYWFYRKFMFKDSKLNYSGWQTDKNVRLFKKSKCRFAQHKLVHETLQINGKTGVLKEKLVHYCYKGYSDYKAKMVHYGKLKAKELHSKKRSCNLFKLIGKPTWKFAYNYFIRLGFIDLHKGFTVCYLNALSVYVRYDELSKLQALTATKAKNTVTTNEKYKLNNVEMAAS
- a CDS encoding DUF5606 family protein → MSLDKILSIGGKPGLYKLVTQTRTGFVAESLIDQKRITVGMRSNVSILSEIAIYTLDEELPLRDVFLKIQVKEKGGKTSVPHKAEKIKLEEYFFEILPNYDEDRVYASDIKKVIQWYNILHDNDITDFSGDKDGTSEEE
- a CDS encoding response regulator produces the protein MIKILIIEDDDVTNFISKVKLESLGFNDISVVTDGQMGVDYLKDNECPNLILLDINMPILDGWEFLAIKEKLGLCPNVPIIVTTSSGRPEDRLKACDFSAIVDYLEKPINFDTLYPYLLDLDKENLIC
- a CDS encoding BLUF domain-containing protein, which gives rise to MFCLVYTSVANTDIGLQEIQRMLEKAQEFNRQNDITGCLLFFKGRFIQYIEGDETKIISLFERIKKDDRHTEVRLLSGNKIHNREFKDWQMAFEHLKSENSNLQYLKLLVSTFFENPENSLSPNPTSIEFWKATNLLLTTKYADKNA